TGCGACCTGGAAAAACCAAGCTGGCAAATCCGCTGGCGTAGTCACTGGCTCTAAGCGAGCCGTCTGGCTGTAAGAAAACGCCCCCCGCGGCAATCACGTCGGGATGCTGGCCAGGAAAACCAAAGTGACCGTTCCCGCCCGAGCAGACGACGATGATTCCCCGCCGCACCGCGTCGGCAACTGCGGCAGCCAAAACGTTGTCGTCGGAGCGGAGCGGACCAGTTTGGACGTCTGACCCCCAACTGCAGGAAATGATGTGCGGATTCAGGGCGACGGCGGCCTGGAAGGCACCGGCCGAATCCACAAAACTCATCTTGACCATGGTAAAAGCCACGTCCGGGGCGACAGCCAACAGGTTGGCTGACTCGCCCGTGCCGTGGCCATTTTCGTCGTGCTCGGGGGCGGCTGCGCCCGGCCCGAGCACCACGGGGTTGATCCGGTAGCCCCGGGCAACGAAGTAGGGGTGCTGGTACCAACCCGAATCGACCATTACCGCATGGATGCCCTGGCCCGTAAATCCGGCGCGGTGGGCGCGGTCGGCATTGAGCCCGAGCGATACGTCGCCCGGAATCCGTAGGTGCCAGTAGCCTACTGGCGGCGCAAATTTGTTGGCGAAGTAGTAAACCGGCCGGTTCAGTGATACCCCTTCGAGCACGTCCGCGAAAGGACTGCCGCCAGGGTCGATCAGGCCGGGCACATCCGTGCTAGGCGAGTCGAACATCTCCGCCGTGGTCTCCTTGCCTTCTTCCTTCACGACGGGCTCCTCGCGGCGCGTAATCTTGGTTTTGAAGGCTGTTTCGTATACCTCAACGGGCGCCGCAATAGCGATAGTGGTAGGGCTGACTTGTAGCACGTTGAACCCACTGGCCTGTAGCTGCTGCACGGCCTGAGCCGTCAGCTCTTTCTCGGATCGAAAGGCCTGCACGGTCTGGGGCCGAATCTCGTTCGGGTGCGCGCTGAATAACGATTTACCACCAATGGAATGCACGGAAGCATGGGCAAACAAAACTTTGCTTTTCGTTACTTTAGCCATGATGCTAACCGCTTAGTTAAAGTACTGGCGTGGTTCGGCAAATACGATTGTCTGCACGCAGGATGGTGCCGTGGCCGGGAGATGGGCTGGGTGGTCGGGGCGGTAATACGTTTGACCACCCTGCTCATAAGCGCTCAGGTGGACGCCAAAAACGGATTCAAATTGTTGTTTTGAACCAGATATGGAGAGCGAAATACCAGCCTGTTCAACGCGAAAGCCCGCTTTTTTCAAAAAGTCTACGGCCTGCTCTGTCGCGGCCTTGCTAGGGCGTACCTCGTCTACTTGCGCGCTGGTGGCCGTCGTGCTGGCTGCCGATTGACCTGACGTGGCTTGTAGCACTACCTGAGCATATACCCGTTCCGTTGATTCCATAGCTGGCGTTCGCTAGCGGCCTGGTGCAATGATTCTATAAATTCATGTAATTGGCTTGCAATGGTTTGATCATCAAGCGGCTGTTGTGTTTTGTAGGGTAGTAGCTTACATAACTAAACTCCGCAGGCGTCGCCTTGGGGTTATGGTTTGGCTATTTACCCCCCAGAAACAACCACTGCATCACGCCCGGGTGCAGCAGCAGAATGGAGCCTATTTCCTTTCGGAATTTGCCCCCGGTAGGCTTCTAAGCTACGGCAGGAGTGGCGGCGTTGCATCAGTGCCAACACTGAAATCACTGAAATTGTGGGGCTGCAAAGGTGGCAGCCCTTGCTCGGAGCCAGATCTGGTAGATCCAGTATCGTACGCTCAGCCCCTGGGTTTGCTTATGCTGCAACGTAGTCGGCGGGTTCACCTAGTGAGGCGTGAAGGTCCTAGCAGGTCCGACTTTCCCATCACGTAGGGAATGCCAGTTCGTGGCGCTGCCGGGAACGCGGCACTCGGCGGGCTTAGCTTCCAATCAAAGGGTAGTCGATGCATCCAGAACCTATACTACTTTTCCTTCTTTGGCATACTCCCGCAGAATCCCCTTCTCTAAGTGCTGGAGCGTGAGAAGATTGCTTTTATCCGCTAGGGCCTCAATCGCGCAGTAGTGGGCTACGTTCAAAATACCGGCACCCGTGAGTTCGTAGCGCGCTGCCACCTGCAGCCAGTTAATATCATCGGCTATCTGAAGCTGGGGCGGGAAGGTGCTGCGCCAAATGCGGTGTCTTTCCTCAACGCGGGGCATTGGGAAGTGAATAATCGTCTGGAACCGGCGCACAAACGCGTCGTCGATGTTGCCGCGTTGGTTCGTAGCCAATATGATGAGGCCATTGTAGCTCTCAATGCGTTGCAGCAAGTAGGCCACTTCCTGGTTGGCGTACTTATCATGGGCATCCCGAATGTCGGTTCGCTTGCCGAAGAGGGCATCCGCCTCGTCGAAGAACAAGATCCAATCCTTGTTTTCAGCCTTAGCAAAAAGGGTGGCCAGATTCTTCTCCGTCTCGCCGATATACTTGGATACCACACGGGACAAGTCAATGCGGAAAACGTCTTTATTGGTGCTTTTCCCCAGCAGGCTGGCAGTTAACGTTTTGCCGGTGCCGGGTGGGCCGTAGAAAAGCGCGCGAAAGCCGGGCTTGATTTTTTTGCGCATGCCCCACTTATGCAGGAGCGTTTCGCTGTGCGTAATCCAGTGCCGAATTTCCTGAATCTGCTGCAGCGTGTTTGGGTGGAGCACTAGGTCATCCCACTCCATTTCCGTACGAATGTGCTCGGCCGGAAATTCCATACTAAACCGGGGCGGGCTGACGGTGCCCGTTATGAGCAACTCCATAACTTCCGAATCTGGGATAAGGCGGCCACTCAGGTGCGGTTCGCCCGGCTTCGGATCTTCCAAGGCAATGATGTGTTCTCGGGCAAAGAAATGCTTTGGGTTAAATAAGTCGTACAGCGCCAGGCGCTTTTCTAGGTCGTTGCCGGCCAGAATATACAGCGCCGTTTCGCCCGTTGGTAGCAGGCCGCGGTGGTTGGCGCCCCTTACGCCCCCAAACTCCGGCAACTCTCCACCATCTGGCAGGCAGTCACGGATTAGTGCATCGAAAAAACCCGGCTGTAAATGCGGGGCCAGCGCTATCATTAAATAGAGCAGTTCGACTTCGCTAAGCTGGGTCTGGGCCACTAGGGAGGTAAAAACCGTGGCTTCGTTGGCATCGAACGAGGGTCTGGTGGGGGCTTGGTAGGCGGCTCACTCGGTACTAAGGTCAGGCGCCAGACGGTATACGCCCGCAAATACTCCAGGGCCAAGGTGAGGTTGTTCATCATACCGCCGCATCGATTAATCTACTCGCCGGGGCCTCTGAAATCAGGCCCCACCTGGTTGGTATACCTTGTGTCCCGGCTGCCTAGGCTTAGGTTAGCCTTCAGAGACATGAGCTTAAACGTAGTCAAATTTCGGTTCCAGTTTTCGCGTGCCGCCTGAGCAAGGTTGTTTCCCGGGGTGTTGCCTTTACCGCCAAAGCTCCAGTGTTCCGCAATGGCCGGGTCATGGTCGGGGGAGGCGTGCGCTACCGGAATAACCGCCTCGCCGTGTAGCGTCTGAGTGTAGCCGTGACTGGCTTCCAGCGCCGCCGAAGCCTGGCTCAAGAATTTGTCCTTACTGCCCGGAACCAGCCGGGCGGGCAGCAAACGAGCTTTGATGCCCGCCCGGCTGGCGGCGGTATCCGTGTAAAGCGTCTCCCGGATGTACTCCCGATGATGAAATTGAGGCAGCAACACGAAGTTGACGCCACTCCCCACCAGGGTAACTAAGTTGGATGAGTGCCGGAAATTATGACGCCGCCAGCTGGTGCCTTCACCGGCGTAAGAATGCGTGTTGGAGCCGCCATTCAGGGTGGTAGTGGAGAAGGAAAGGGTAGTGACCCCAGCTTCTTTACTTCTTTTTAGAACACTTCCCGAGCTGCTAACGCGTTCAAAGCCTTTGGCCTGCAAATTCTCAATCCAGCTGCCGGGAGCCACTAGCAATGGCGCCGCTACCGGAGCCGCGCCTGGCGTGGCGGGGGCATCGGCTGGTTCTTTTTCGGATGGCTTGCTTCCTCTCGGGTTCAACTGCCCCACCACAAACCAGCGGCCGCCTCTGGCTTCCACGTCCAGGGATTGAAACTGATACCGAAGTCGAATAGCCGTCAACAGGGGCCGAATGACCGCCGCCCCAATCCGGCGACCCGATATGGCGTTCACGACGGCCACCGCCGCGCTCAGGCCGGCTTCCAGGCGCTGCGCCGGGTCCTTTGGCACCCCAGCCCCGACTACTGCTTTGCCCGCTTTTTGCAGCAGTTTGACCGCCGGCTGCAGCACCTTATCCACGACAAAGCCCAGGGCCCGATCAACGGGCGTTTTCAGCTGCCGGATAATGGTGCGCACTTTGTCGGCTAAGTTGCCCAGCCCCAGTAGCTTGGCGAGAAAGTCAATGCCGGCCACGATGGCGTTTTTTAACCCAAAAATCACCTTCGCGGCAATGCCGCCGATGTTGCCCCGCACCGCCATCTCCACCCCGTCCAGAAACGCATTGACCAAAGCCACAATGCGCTCGATGTTGTCCATCAGAAAGGTGATGCCAGCATAAATGGCCTGCGCGGCTTTAATAAATGCCCCCGCCGGGTTGAAGAGCGTGACGATATAGGCCAGTACCTTTTTGATCGTCTCGTACAGTACCTTTTTCTTGATTTTCTCGAAGATCTCATCCACGGTATTGGCCAGCACTTCTTTGATATGCACCCAGAGTGCCCCGATGTCGGTGCGGGCCAGCTGGATCAGCTTGTTTACTTCCTGGGCGCCCTCCACCCCTTTTTCGATGGCGGCAAACACGGGGTCGCCGAGACGTTTGCGGGCAATTTCGCGGAAGTTGTCGTACGTCAGCCCGATGACTTGCAGGGCTAAGCTAAACAGGCCGGCCGTATCTAGCTTGGGGGCAATTTGATGCCCGCCCCGCCAACTTTGCCCCCCAGCCAGGCAAAGAAGCCCTCCACTAGAAACGTATCGATGTTCTCGACGAACGTGGCAAACCCTTGCTTGATACCCGCCGCCAGATTTTCCAGAAACCGAATAGGATGCGCGAGAATGTCGCCAATCACGTGCGCGACGCGCACCAGCACGGTCACCAGCAATTCGCCCAACCGATAGATCGTCAGGGCGACTTCCTTAATGAATTCTGCCGCCCGCTGAATCCAGGTTTTGCGCACATCCTCGTAGATTTTATCAAAGACTTGGCGCAGGGAGTCCACGTCTTTCTTGTAGGATTCGGCCAGGCTGCGGGCCAGCTCGGTCTGCTTTTCAGCCACGCCCGACTCCAGGTTGGCGAACTGCACGCGGTAGGTTTCCATGGCGTCGCCTACCAGCGTTTGCTGCTTGGTGCTCAGGCCATTATAAAAGGTGTCGGCTTTCGCTTTCCCCCGCTGAATAGCGTCCACCGCCTTATTCAGATCGTCGGCAACGCGCTGGGCAATGGCCCCAATCGTGAGGTCCATGGCATCAATAAACTTTCGCTTCTCGGCCTCAAATACCTTCTCAATAGCCTCGGTATCCTCGCCGAAGAAAAAGGCCTTTACGCCCCAGCCATGAATGGCATCCAGCTGCTTTTCCACCCGCTTCTCGAAGGCATCTTTGGCATCTCTGGAGTCCTTTTCAAACGTGTCCTCCACGTACTTGCCCAGGGCGGTAAAGATGTCTTCAACTTCTTTTTTGGTGCCGTTATAAATCGTTTCCAGCTCGCCTTTAATGCGCTTTTGCTCGTCTTTATCCGCTTTGTCGTGCGCACTTTGCTTGGTGAATACCGTTTTGAATCCTTGACTACGCAAGGCGTGCATCATGCTGAAATCGGCCTTGGCTTCTTTGTGGGCCTGCTGCTGAGCGCCGCCGATTACCTGTTGCTCCTCGGCCCGATATGTTTGGGGAGCCGCCGCTGCCTGGGCCTGCGCGCCTTTTTTGGTGGCGAGGGCCTGCTGAAACTTGGGCTCATTGGAAGCGGCAAACTGCTCTTCGGTGTTGTGGTTTTTGGCCATCAACGCATCCAGCGACTGGCTGTCCTGCTCCAGCGAGATTTCGGCGTCCGTTCGGGGCTTGGGCGCGGCCGCGGCCGGGTCGATGAGTGGGGGCTTGGCGCCGGCTTTTTCTTCCACCAAGGGTGTGGGCTGGTGGGTTGGCAGCTGGCTGTCGGGCGGCGCGGGCTTGTGCGTTTCGGCGGTGATGGGCGCTGCGACGTTTTTGTTTTCCTCCTTAACCTGTTTCTGAACGTTGTTTTTGATGCCCTCCAGCGGCTTCTCCTGCTTGAACCGCTGCGCGTCGCTCTTGCTGTGGGGTAGCTTCTTTTCCAGCTCGTTGAGCTGGGCCTGCAATACCTTTTTGAACTGCGCGGCCGTAAATTTTTTGGTGGCGTCCTTGTTCGTAGCGGCCGTTTGGTTGATGACTTCCAGGTGTTTTTTGCGGTCGTTGTAGGCTTTCTGCTCCGCCACCGGAAGGTGCGCCGACGCGGCCACCGCCGTGTTTTTTACTTCGGGTGACTTATGCCCTTGCTGAGCCTTTTTTACGTGCTGGGTTTGGGTAATTACTTTCCCAAATTCCGGGTCCTCCTGCGGCGTTTTGGGCGCCGTTTGAGTTGGTGTTTGCGCCTCTTGGGCGTCTTCAGTTTCGGGGCCTTGCTGCGGAGTTGTTTCGGGACCAGCGGTGCCTGAAATCTGAGGTTTACCCTCGCTAGTTTTGCCCCCCAGCGCTGGCGTTTCAGTAGTAGCCGGATGGGGTTGGGCAGGTGAATGAGCAGCGGGTTCGGTGGGCGTAACCAGGGGCGTTGGAGCGGGTTGCTCCCTGGGGTTTACCCTGACCGCGCCCTCCTGCCAGGCGTGGTAAAGCCCTTGGGCCAGCAGGCTTTTCCCGGGCGCCGCAGCCGGTTGAAATTCACCCTGGCCCAGGAATAGGTGCTCCTGAAAAACCACCGCCTGCGCCTGCAGCTGCTGCGTAAGCTCCGTAGCCTGCTTATCCTGGTGCAAACGAATGGAGCTGAAATCGGCCGACAGGTGTCGCTCCGCCGCCCGCCGAAAGGCCTCGGGTAGGGGTGCTCCGCTCCCCGGGAGCGGCGCCGTACTTGCTCGCCCCTGCACTACTAGATCGGGCCGATCAGCGGCCGGGCGCAGTACTTTATGCGCAGGATGGGTGTGGGTGGCGGGCTTGGCGGGTCGGAAAAAATCGCTCCGACCGGCTTGCGCAAAGAACGGCTGAGCCGTCTGCGTGGCCGCCAACGGGGGAGTGACATGGACCGACTTTGCTGCCTTAATTTTCATTCCGATTTCGGGCTTGGCTAAACAACTTTACTTTGAAAAGCAGCGTGGGTTTATTGCTTCAGTATGAACTGTTTAAATCCACTCAACCCAGAGCAAGCCGGGCATCCACGGTAGTCGAAAGACGCCCATATTCCAGGGCAGCGATTCGAGCAAAATATCGGGGCCTCGCTGCTCCACCTGCAGCAGCCACTCATGGGGGGGCGACGGGAAAGCTTGCCGGGCCGCTGCAGGAAAGTAGCGCGCAATCCAGCAGGGGAGGTGTGCTTCAGGGCTTGCCAATGCTGCACCACGGCTTCCAGCAGGGCCATACT
The window above is part of the Hymenobacter radiodurans genome. Proteins encoded here:
- a CDS encoding S8 family serine peptidase, which codes for MAKVTKSKVLFAHASVHSIGGKSLFSAHPNEIRPQTVQAFRSEKELTAQAVQQLQASGFNVLQVSPTTIAIAAPVEVYETAFKTKITRREEPVVKEEGKETTAEMFDSPSTDVPGLIDPGGSPFADVLEGVSLNRPVYYFANKFAPPVGYWHLRIPGDVSLGLNADRAHRAGFTGQGIHAVMVDSGWYQHPYFVARGYRINPVVLGPGAAAPEHDENGHGTGESANLLAVAPDVAFTMVKMSFVDSAGAFQAAVALNPHIISCSWGSDVQTGPLRSDDNVLAAAVADAVRRGIIVVCSGGNGHFGFPGQHPDVIAAGGVFLQPDGSLRASDYASGFASLVFPGRTVPDVSGLVGMQPHGAYIMLPVEPRNQIDTGGAGGVHPARDQTLSYDGWAAFSGTSAAAPQLAGICALMKQANSSLTLADARAILQRTAIDVTLGSSHPRTGGVAGVGPDLATGAGLADAHKATMLARLRAVVLPPGTGVAPLTTPADPSTLLAPGKLTMDEYQAFEDMLLGISH
- a CDS encoding protease pro-enzyme activation domain-containing protein; the encoded protein is MESTERVYAQVVLQATSGQSAASTTATSAQVDEVRPSKAATEQAVDFLKKAGFRVEQAGISLSISGSKQQFESVFGVHLSAYEQGGQTYYRPDHPAHLPATAPSCVQTIVFAEPRQYFN
- a CDS encoding ATP-binding protein; the protein is MAQTQLSEVELLYLMIALAPHLQPGFFDALIRDCLPDGGELPEFGGVRGANHRGLLPTGETALYILAGNDLEKRLALYDLFNPKHFFAREHIIALEDPKPGEPHLSGRLIPDSEVMELLITGTVSPPRFSMEFPAEHIRTEMEWDDLVLHPNTLQQIQEIRHWITHSETLLHKWGMRKKIKPGFRALFYGPPGTGKTLTASLLGKSTNKDVFRIDLSRVVSKYIGETEKNLATLFAKAENKDWILFFDEADALFGKRTDIRDAHDKYANQEVAYLLQRIESYNGLIILATNQRGNIDDAFVRRFQTIIHFPMPRVEERHRIWRSTFPPQLQIADDINWLQVAARYELTGAGILNVAHYCAIEALADKSNLLTLQHLEKGILREYAKEGKVV
- a CDS encoding eCIS core domain-containing protein, giving the protein MKIKAAKSVHVTPPLAATQTAQPFFAQAGRSDFFRPAKPATHTHPAHKVLRPAADRPDLVVQGRASTAPLPGSGAPLPEAFRRAAERHLSADFSSIRLHQDKQATELTQQLQAQAVVFQEHLFLGQGEFQPAAAPGKSLLAQGLYHAWQEGAVRVNPREQPAPTPLVTPTEPAAHSPAQPHPATTETPALGGKTSEGKPQISGTAGPETTPQQGPETEDAQEAQTPTQTAPKTPQEDPEFGKVITQTQHVKKAQQGHKSPEVKNTAVAASAHLPVAEQKAYNDRKKHLEVINQTAATNKDATKKFTAAQFKKVLQAQLNELEKKLPHSKSDAQRFKQEKPLEGIKNNVQKQVKEENKNVAAPITAETHKPAPPDSQLPTHQPTPLVEEKAGAKPPLIDPAAAAPKPRTDAEISLEQDSQSLDALMAKNHNTEEQFAASNEPKFQQALATKKGAQAQAAAAPQTYRAEEQQVIGGAQQQAHKEAKADFSMMHALRSQGFKTVFTKQSAHDKADKDEQKRIKGELETIYNGTKKEVEDIFTALGKYVEDTFEKDSRDAKDAFEKRVEKQLDAIHGWGVKAFFFGEDTEAIEKVFEAEKRKFIDAMDLTIGAIAQRVADDLNKAVDAIQRGKAKADTFYNGLSTKQQTLVGDAMETYRVQFANLESGVAEKQTELARSLAESYKKDVDSLRQVFDKIYEDVRKTWIQRAAEFIKEVALTIYRLGELLVTVLVRVAHVIGDILAHPIRFLENLAAGIKQGFATFVENIDTFLVEGFFAWLGGKVGGAGIKLPPS